In Populus nigra chromosome 1, ddPopNigr1.1, whole genome shotgun sequence, one genomic interval encodes:
- the LOC133675969 gene encoding QWRF motif-containing protein 7 isoform X2, with product MEYPLTRRRQPPAPLSPSPCLSRSRSEAENNSSSLTTNRSLVNYRSKSTTRSRNENVNPSCNYTTGTSLTNMHKKPSSQHKESGGKDGFVKFLHRGSTSPRNSSAAIKRTKSSAGSSQSAWALSPGRSPVFPTPESSPVIGGDKRGKVKGNGGGGGGGGGAMNSVLRYFKQRKVNPIQEEEYHRYRVLYNRLLQWRFVNARADAAMSYVKTVAEDKLFHVWLRIVNTRNIILEKRIQIRKLKHEVKLCQIINPQMKLLNEWAKLEGKNFEAVGRVTRKLSALSVKLPLEEDAKGDVESVYIAISNAAQVMDSIEGTINKFLSQVEKVLYLITELSSTLQNQDESLEEMEKTITVVAKLVKNLKLDPISANYVKSGAWT from the exons ATGGAATACCCTCTCACGCGTAGACGGCAGCCACCAGCGCCATTGTCACCATCACCGTGCCTAAGTCGAAGTAGAAGTGAAGCCGAAAACAATTCAAGCTCGCTAACCACGAACCGAAGTTTGGTTAATTACCGATCAAAATCAACTACAAGATCAAGAAATGAAAATGTAAACCCTTCATGTAATTATACTACTGGCACTTCTTTAACTAACATGCACAAGAAACCTAGCAGTCAACATAAGGAGAGCGGAGGCAAAGATGGATTTGTTAAGTTCTTGCACCGAGGCAGTACTAGTCCACGTAACAGCTCTGCTGCAATTAAGAGGACGAAGTCTTCAGCAGGGTCTTCACAGTCAGCATGGGCATTATCACCTGGACGATCTCCTGTGTTTCCGACACCAGAGTCATCACCAGTTATTGGTGGAGATAAGAGAGGGAAGGTTAAAGGTaacggtggtggtggtggtggtggtggtggtgctatGAATAGTGTTTTGAGGTACTTCAAGCAAAGGAAGGTGAATCCAATCCAAGAAGAGGAGTACCATAGGTATAGGGTTTTGTACAATAGGTTGTTGCAGTGGAGGTTTGTTAATGCAAGGGCTGATGCTGCTATGTCCTATGTGAAGACAGTTGCTGAG GATAAATTATTTCATGTTTGGCTTAGAATCGTCAACACGAGAAATATCATACTAGAAAAGCGAATTCAAATCCGAAAGCTGAAGCACGAGGTCAAATTGTGTCAAATTATCAACCCACAAATGAAACTGCTTAATGAATGGGCAAAATTAGAGGGTAAAAACTTTGAAGCAGTGGGCAGAGTGACAAGGAAACTATCAGCATTGTCAGTCAAACTCCCTCTTGAAGAAGATGCTAAG GGAGATGTGGAATCAGTCTACATAGCTATTAGCAATGCTGCGCAGGTCATGGATAGCATAGAAGGGACCATAAATAAATTCCTCTCCCAG GTCGAGAAAGTCCTTTATCTGATTACAGAGCTTTCGAGCACACTGCAAAATCAAGATGAAAGCTTGGAGGAAATGGAGAAAACAATAACCGTAGTTGCTAAACTAGTG AAAAATCTGAAGCTGGACCCAATTTCGGCTAATTATGTGAAATCAGGCGCTTGGACTTGA
- the LOC133693880 gene encoding F-box protein At5g07670-like, with translation MSFFTEKTLKKKKRPPRWSHLWLKNTQPLKHALFAMQLQSVSSPPTPTPTTTPQQHQQQQQADPNTKLKDKTGTLISNLPDIDRTLLLGDDLLLKILSKLPDSQRNPNSLVCKRWLNLQGLLVRSLKVLDWEFLESGRLLSRFPNLTHVDLLNGCVVRPNDCCVWLSHRVFQMEINSGVSGFLPDWRVCEENLLPVEVVDRGLRVLASGCPNLRKLVVVGASELGLLSFAEDCLTLQELELHKCNDDALRGISACMNLQILKLVGNVDGFYGSMVSDIGLTILAQGCKRLVKLELSGCEGSFDGIKAIGQCCQMLEELTICDHRMDCGWLAGLSYCENLKTLRFFSCKRIDPSPGPDEYLGCCPALERLHLRKCQLRDKKSLEALFKVCEAVREIVVQDCWGLDNDLFSMASICRKVKLFSLEGCSLLTTEGLESVLLTWNELQHFRIESCKNIKDGEVSPALSTFFSVLKELRWRPDTRSLLASSLMGTGMGKKGGKFFKKSPRLDHYTQMIHTATF, from the exons ATGTCGTTTTTTACCGAGAAAacgttgaagaagaagaagagaccaCCAAGGTGGTCACACCTGTGGCTCAAAAACACACAACCATTGAAGCATGCTTTATTCGCTATGCAGCTCCAGTCTGTCTCTAGCCCGCCAACGCCAACACCCACAACCACACCACAACAGcatcaacagcaacaacaagCAGACCCCAACACCAAACTCAAAGACAAAACAGGAACCCTCATCTCCAATCTCCCCGATATTGACCGTACACTTCTCTTAGGTGATGATCTCCTCTTAAAAATCCTCTCTAAATTGCCTGATTCTCAAAGAAACCCTAATTCACTTGTTTGTAAACGGTGGCTTAATCTCCAAGGCCTTCTTGTTAGGTCTTTAAAGGTTTTAGATTGGGAGTTTCTTGAGTCTGGCCGTTTACTTTCAAGATTCCCAAATTTGACCCATGTGGATTTGCTTAATGGATGTGTTGTTAGACCCAATGATTGCTGTGTCTGGTTGAGTCATAGGGTTTTTCAGATGGAAATAAATTCTGGGGTTTCTGGGTTTTTACCGGATTGGCGTGTTTGCGAAGAGAATTTGTTGCCTGTTGAGGTTGTTGATAGAGGGCTTAGAGTTCTGGCTTCAGGTTGTCCGAATTTGAGAAAGCTTGTAGTGGTTGGTGCCAGTGAGTTAGGGTTGTTAAGTTTTGCTGAAGATTGTTTGACATTGCAAGAATTGGAGTTACATAAGTGTAATGATGATGCCTTGCGCGGGATTTCTGCTTGTATGAATTTGCAAATTCTGAAACTTGTTGGAAATGTGGATGGATTTTATGGTTCTATGGTTTCGGATATTGGGTTAACGATTTTGGCTCAAGGCTGTAAGAGGTTAGTTAAGCTTGAGTTAAGTGGGTGTGAGGGTAGTTTTGATGGGATTAAGGCCATTGGACAATGTTGTCAGATGCTTGAGGAACTCACTATTTGTGATCATAGGATGGATTGTGGGTGGTTGGCTGGGCTTTCATACTGTGAGAATTTGAAGACTTTGAGGTTTTTTTCGTGTAAGAGGATTGATCCCAGCCCAGGGCCGGATGAGTATTTGGGTTGTTGTCCAGCTCTTGAGAGGTTGCATTTGCGGAAGTGTCAATTGAGAGATAAAAAGAGCCTTGAAGCCTTGTTTAAGGTGTGCGAAGCTGTGAGGGAGATTGTTGTTCAGGACTGTTGGGGATTGGATAATGATTTGTTTAGCATGGCAAGTATTTGCAG GAAGGTAAAGTTATTCTCTCTGGAAGGATGCTCCTTGTTGACAACAGAAGGCTTGGAATCAGTACTTCTTACCTGGAATGAACTTCAACATTTTAGAATAGAGTCATGCAAGAACATAAAGGATGGTGAAGTCTCTCCAGCTCTTTCAACCTTTTTCTCTGTTCTTAAAGAGTTGAGATGGAGGCCAGATACCAGATCTCTTCTTGCATCAAGTCTTATGGGGACTGGCATGGGAAAGAAAGGAGGCAAATTTTTCAAGAAGAGTCCACGCCTCGATCATTATACGCAGATGATTCACACAGCTACTTTTTGA
- the LOC133675969 gene encoding QWRF motif-containing protein 7 isoform X1: MEYPLTRRRQPPAPLSPSPCLSRSRSEAENNSSSLTTNRSLVNYRSKSTTRSRNENVNPSCNYTTGTSLTNMHKKPSSQHKESGGKDGFVKFLHRGSTSPRNSSAAIKRTKSSAGSSQSAWALSPGRSPVFPTPESSPVIGGDKRGKVKGNGGGGGGGGGAMNSVLRYFKQRKVNPIQEEEYHRYRVLYNRLLQWRFVNARADAAMSYVKTVAEDKLFHVWLRIVNTRNIILEKRIQIRKLKHEVKLCQIINPQMKLLNEWAKLEGKNFEAVGRVTRKLSALSVKLPLEEDAKGDVESVYIAISNAAQVMDSIEGTINKFLSQVEKVLYLITELSSTLQNQDESLEEMEKTITVVAKLVAWEKSVRVHLLQIGQDSEEEEAISRQD; the protein is encoded by the exons ATGGAATACCCTCTCACGCGTAGACGGCAGCCACCAGCGCCATTGTCACCATCACCGTGCCTAAGTCGAAGTAGAAGTGAAGCCGAAAACAATTCAAGCTCGCTAACCACGAACCGAAGTTTGGTTAATTACCGATCAAAATCAACTACAAGATCAAGAAATGAAAATGTAAACCCTTCATGTAATTATACTACTGGCACTTCTTTAACTAACATGCACAAGAAACCTAGCAGTCAACATAAGGAGAGCGGAGGCAAAGATGGATTTGTTAAGTTCTTGCACCGAGGCAGTACTAGTCCACGTAACAGCTCTGCTGCAATTAAGAGGACGAAGTCTTCAGCAGGGTCTTCACAGTCAGCATGGGCATTATCACCTGGACGATCTCCTGTGTTTCCGACACCAGAGTCATCACCAGTTATTGGTGGAGATAAGAGAGGGAAGGTTAAAGGTaacggtggtggtggtggtggtggtggtggtgctatGAATAGTGTTTTGAGGTACTTCAAGCAAAGGAAGGTGAATCCAATCCAAGAAGAGGAGTACCATAGGTATAGGGTTTTGTACAATAGGTTGTTGCAGTGGAGGTTTGTTAATGCAAGGGCTGATGCTGCTATGTCCTATGTGAAGACAGTTGCTGAG GATAAATTATTTCATGTTTGGCTTAGAATCGTCAACACGAGAAATATCATACTAGAAAAGCGAATTCAAATCCGAAAGCTGAAGCACGAGGTCAAATTGTGTCAAATTATCAACCCACAAATGAAACTGCTTAATGAATGGGCAAAATTAGAGGGTAAAAACTTTGAAGCAGTGGGCAGAGTGACAAGGAAACTATCAGCATTGTCAGTCAAACTCCCTCTTGAAGAAGATGCTAAG GGAGATGTGGAATCAGTCTACATAGCTATTAGCAATGCTGCGCAGGTCATGGATAGCATAGAAGGGACCATAAATAAATTCCTCTCCCAG GTCGAGAAAGTCCTTTATCTGATTACAGAGCTTTCGAGCACACTGCAAAATCAAGATGAAAGCTTGGAGGAAATGGAGAAAACAATAACCGTAGTTGCTAAACTAGTG GCATGGGAGAAAAGTGTGAGAGTACATCTCTTGCAAATAGGCCAGGATTCAGAGGAAGAGGAAGCTATCTCAAGACAAGATTAA
- the LOC133688626 gene encoding zinc finger protein ZAT1-like, producing MEKTRICKICNRRFANGKAMGGHMRSHLARLPLPPKPIPPQETYNTPKKSPPSSSSLNYPLLSNKPTQSSRSMKQEVSSTVSRPNLASPYDGESETESTREPTRRRSKRSRKSADEVAESIVKVTESSEQVSSISYLLAEEDVALCLLMLSRDNWSEDAKQVKKEVCEYIKDHQHVNEVESDEKDDYLFGVTRAKYKSQGKFKCETCKKGFRSYQALGGHRASHKKIKIHEEHEEGNGSGCGEDNKSVGKRIFKCPFCEKVFDSGQALGGHKKVHFSYLPVTNAKISINLLDLNVPALEGTHDDGEVSDA from the coding sequence ATGGAGAAAACGCGAATCTGCAAGATCTGCAACAGACGGTTTGCCAATGGCAAAGCCATGGGTGGACATATGAGATCTCACCTTGCTAGACTACCCCTTCCTCCAAAACCAATCCCACCCCAAGAAACTTACAACACTCCTAAAAAATCACCACCGTCATCTTCTtcattaaactatcctttactaAGCAATAAGCCCACGCAATCCTCTCGATCTATGAAACAGGAAGTCTCCAGTACTGTTTCAAGACCTAATCTTGCTTCTCCTTATGATGGAGAGAGTGAGACGGAGTCAACAAGGGAACCCACTCGGAGAAGATCCAAAAGGAGCCGTAAATCAGCTGATGAAGTGGCCGAATCAATCGTGAAAGTGACCGAGTCATCGGAGCAGGTAAGTTCCATATCTTATttattggctgaagaagatGTTGCTTTGTGTCTCTTAATGCTTTCAAGGGATAACTGGTCAGAAGATGctaaacaagttaaaaaagaaGTGTGTGAATACATAAAGGATCATCAACATGTGAATGAGGTTGAAAGTGATGAAAAAGACGATTATTTGTTTGGTGTTACTCGTGCTAAATACAAATCACAAGGAAAATTTAAATGTGAAACCTGCAAGAAAGGGTTCCGGTCCTATCAAGCTCTAGGTGGACATAGAGCTAgtcataaaaagataaaaatccatGAGGAGCACGAAGAAGGTAATGGTAGTGGTTGTGGCGAAGACAATAAAAGTGTTGGGAAAAGAATTTTCAAGTGCCCATTTTGTGAGAAAGTATTTGATTCGGGGCAAGCACTCGGTGGACACAAGAAAGTGCACTTCTCTTACTTGCCTGTGACTAATGCTAAAATCTCCATTAATTTGTTAGATCTCAATGTGCCAGCTCTCGAAGGTACTCATGACGATGGTGAAGTTAGTGATGCTTGA